Proteins encoded within one genomic window of Ovis aries strain OAR_USU_Benz2616 breed Rambouillet chromosome 1, ARS-UI_Ramb_v3.0, whole genome shotgun sequence:
- the ADAMTS1 gene encoding A disintegrin and metalloproteinase with thrombospondin motifs 1, giving the protein MQRAVPAGFRKRTAGGNMGHAAPRARGLQPAPAPLLLLAAAAALLVVPGAHGRPAEEDEELVLPALERDPGLRTAHLRLDAFGRQLSLELQEDRGFLAPGFTLQTMGRRPEPDVLRSDPVGDLAHCFYSGTVNGDPSSAAALSLCEGVRGAFYLQGEEYFIQPAPAAATLSLAPAAAAAASGEQQPARPQFHLLRRRRRGDGGAKCGVLDDETQLAGGAGPEGEDATVQWAPQDRAPQRPGHRTGIGNLRKKRFVSSPRYVETMLVADQSMAEFHGAELKHYLLTLFSVAARLYKHPSIRNSVSLVVVKILVIYEEKKGPEVTSNAALTLRNFCRWQRQHNPPSDRDEEHYDTAILFTRQDLCGVQTCDTLGIADVGTICDPSRSCSVIEDDGLQAAFTTAHELGHVFNMPHDDAKQCAGINGINQDSHMMASMLTKLDHNEPWSPCSASTITTFLDNGHGECLMDEPQRLIQLPSDLPGALYSASRQCELTFGQGSRHCPDAASTCTTLWCTGTSGGLLMCQTKHFPWADGTSCGEGKWCVNGQCLNQTNREHFDTPVHGSWGPWGPWGDCSRTCGGGVQYTMRKCDNPVPKNGGRYCEGKRVRYRSCNIEDCPKNNGKTFRLEQCEAHNEFSKASFGSRPAVEWIPKYAGVSPKDRCKLICQAKGTGYFFVLQPKVVDGTPCSPDSTSVCVQGQCVKAGCDRIIDSKKKFDKCGVCGGNGSTCKKISGSVTSARPGYHDIVTIPTGATNVEVKQRTQRGSRNNGSFLAIKAADGTYILNGNFTLSTLEQDITHKGTVLRYSGSSAALERIRSFSPLMEPLTIQVLMVGSALRPKIKYTYFVKKKKESFNAIPTFSEWVIEEWGECSKSCGLGVQRRLVECRDINGQPASECAKEVKPASTRPCVNLPCPRWQLGDWSPCSKTCGKGYKKRTLQCLSHDGGVLSHESCDPLKKPKHYIDFCTMAECS; this is encoded by the exons ATGCAGCGCGCGGTCCCCGCAGGGTTCCGAAAGCGCACGGCAGGAGGCAACATGGGGCACGCGGCGCCGAGGGCTCGGGGCTTGCAGCCTGCTCCCGCACCGCTTCTGCTCCTCGCCGCGGCCGCGGCGCTGCTGGTTGTGCCGGGCGCGCACGGGCGCCCCGCCGAGGAGGACGAGGAGCTGGTGCTGCCAGCGCTGGAGCGCGACCCGGGACTCAGGACCGCGCACCTCCGCCTGGACGCCTTCGGTCGGCAGCTGAGCCTGGAGCTGCAGGAGGATCGCGGCTTCCTGGCACCCGGCTTCACGCTCCAGACTATGGGACGCAGACCCGAGCCGGACGTGCTGCGTTCTGATCCGGTGGGCGACCTGGCGCACTGCTTCTACTCTGGCACGGTCAACGGCGACCCCAGTTCCGCCGCGGCGCTCAGCCTCTGCGAGGGCGTGCGCGGCGCCTTCTACCTGCAGGGCGAGGAGTACTTCATCCAAcccgcgcccgccgccgccaCCTTGAGCCtggcccccgccgccgccgccgccgcttctGGGGAGCAGCAGCCCGCGCGGCCGCAGTTCCATCTCCTGCGGCGAAGGCGGCGGGGCGACGGCGGCGCCAAGTGCGGGGTCTTGGATGACGAGACCCAGCTGGCGGGGGGCGCGGGGCCAGAGGGCGAGGACGCCACTGTGCAGTGGGCGCCGCAGGACCGAGCGCCCCAGCGCCCGGGACACAGAACAG GAATTGGAAACCTAAGAAAGAAGCGATTTGTGTCCAGCCCCCGCTATGTGGAAACGATGCTTGTGGCTGACCAGTCCATGGCCGAGTTCCACGGCGCTGAGCTAAAGCACTACCTTCTGACCTTGTTCTCCGTGGCGGCCCGGTTATACAAACACCCCAGCATTCGGAATTCAGTGAGCCTGGTGGTGGTAAAGATCCTGGTCATCTACGAGGAAAAGAAGGGCCCAGAAGTGACTTCCAACGCTGCCCTCACGCTGCGGAACTTCTGCCGTTGGCAGAGACAGCACAACCCCCCCAGTGACCGGGATGAGGAGCACTATGACACCGCGATTCTATTCACCAGACAG GACCTGTGTGGTGTCCAGACGTGTGATACTCTTGGGATAGCGGATGTTGGAACTATATGTGATCCCAGCAGAAGCTGCTCGGTCATAGAGGATGATGGCTTACAAGCCGCCTTCACTACTGCTCATGAATTAG GCCACGTGTTTAACATGCCCCATGATGATGCCAAGCAATGTGCCGGCATTAATGGTATCAACCAGGATTCCCACATGATGGCATCAATGCTTACCAAACTGGACCACAACGAGCCCTGGTCTCCCTGCAGTGCCTCCACGATTACAACATTTCTGGATAATGGTCATG GTGAATGTTTGATGGACGAGCCCCAGCGCCTCATACAGCTCCCCTCCGATCTCCCCGGGGCCTTGTACAGTGCCAGCCGACAGTGCGAGCTCACATTTGGACAGGGGTCCAGACACTGCCCGGACGCGGCCAGCACTTGCACGACCCTCTGGTGCACGGGCACCTCTGGCGGATTGCTGATGTGCCAGACCAAACACTTCCCCTGGGCTGATGGCACCAGCTGTGGAGAGGGGAAATGGTGTGTCAACGGCCAGTGCCTGAACCAGACCAACAGGGAACACTTTGAT ACCCCTGTTCACGGAAGCTGGGGGCCGTGGGGGCCCTGGGGAGACTGCTCGAGAACGTGTGGTGGTGGAGTTCAGTATACGATGAGGAAGTGTGACAACCCCGTGCCGAAGAACGGAGGAAGATACTGCGAGGGCAAGCGCGTGCGCTACAGATCCTGCAACATCGAGGACTGCCCGAAGAATAACG GAAAAACCTTTAGGCTGGAACAGTGTGAGGCACACAATGAATTCTCCAAAGCTTCCTTTGGCAGCAGGCCCGCAGTGGAGTGGATACCCAAATATGCAGGAGTCTCGCCCAAGGACAGGTGCAAGCTTATCTGTCAAGCCAAAGGCACTGGCTATTTCTTCGTTTTGCAGCCCAAG GTGGTGGATGGCACCCCATGTAGCCCAGATTCCACCTCCGTCTGTGTGCAAGGACAGTGCGTAAAAGCTGGCTGTGATCGCATCATAGACTCCAAAAAGAAGTTCGACAAATGTGGCGTCTGTGGAGGAAATGGATCTACATGCAAGAAAATATCAGGATCAGTTACCAGTGCAAG ACCCGGCTACCATGATATCGTCACAATTCCAACCGGAGCCACAAACGTTGAAGTGAAGCAACGGACTCAGAGAGGATCCAGGAATAACGGGAGCTTCCTGGCCATCAAAGCTGCCGATGGCACATATATCCTGAATGGCAACTTCACTCTGTCCACTTTAGAGCAAGACATCACACACAAAGGTACTGTCCTGAGGTACAGCGGCTCCTCGGCGGCGCTGGAAAGAATTCGAAGCTTCAGCCCTCTCATGGAGCCCTTAACCATCCAAGTTCTGATGGTGGGCAGTGCCCTCCGACCCAAAATTAAATACACCTATTTcgtgaagaagaagaaggaatctTTCAATGCCATTCCTACTTTCTCGGAGTGGGTCATTGAAGAATGGGGTGAGTGTTCCAAGTCTTGTGGGCTGGGTGTACAGAGAAGGCTCGTGGAGTGTCGGGACATCAACGGACAGCCCGCTTCAGAGTGCGCCAAGGAAGTGAAGCCGGCCAGCACCAGACCTTGTGTGAACCTGCCTTGCCCCCGCTGGCAGCTGGGGGACTGGTCGCCGTGTTCCAAGACTTGCGGGAAGGGTTACAAAAAGAGAACCTTGCAGTGTCTGTCCCATGATGGGGGGGTGTTGTCTCATGAGAGCTGTGATCCTTTAAAGAAACCTAAACACTACATAGACTTCTGCACAATGGCAGAGTGCAGTTAA